Proteins from a single region of Nerophis ophidion isolate RoL-2023_Sa linkage group LG10, RoL_Noph_v1.0, whole genome shotgun sequence:
- the per1b gene encoding period circadian protein homolog 1b translates to MSYDVSQLVASSNTRGRVSRAADKDKDQEPESKGLNSVQTTDADVSTPEQGISNGGGLSPSGGSGSGDQRGLNSDDMDGLSSGNDSGERESEGGTERESGSRGGQSIRSSHSSSNGKDSGMMDSHKSSISQSLSPPSSSLAYSLLSTSSERDPPSTSGCSSNQSARVQTQKELMKAIKELKLRMPSERKSKSHSSTLNALKYALQCVRQVRANKEYYHQWSVEECHGCSLDLSAFTIEELDNITSEYTLKNTDTFSMAVSFLSGRVVYVSPQGSSVLRCKPECLQGKMFSELLAPQDVSTFYSGTAPCRLPLWASCIGSASPAVDCTQEKSMFCRISADQTRGSGMRYYPFRLTPYQLTIRDSDTADPQPCCLLIAERVHSGYEAPRIPPDKRIFTTSHTPTCLFQEVDERAVPLLGYLPQDLVGTPTLLYIHPEDRPTMVAIHEKIFQFAGQPFEYAPLRMCARNGEYLTIDTSWSSFVNPWSRKVAFIVGRHKVRTSPLNEDVFTSQDCEPRVTTPDVVQLSERIHRLLVQPVHSNGSQGYSSLGSSGSRGSRRSYPQHPSASAASSSDSNGPAIDDAAAAVVLHKPMTFQQICKDVHMVKTNGQQVFIESRNKPAPRKNTSTAGISSRLKAINNDPIRGLIADVTKPLKDMVPAPFVQKEPQPGYSYQQINCLDSIIRYLESCNIPNTVKRKCGSSSSASDEDKQQDIVGNAKVKLVAEHPPLPPLALAMKAESVVSITSQCSFSSTIVHVGDKKPPESDIVMEEAPTTPTHAPTNTAPTPPSNGPPPITLPPPPPPPPTKALPPQVTQPDRDSWRSGSVGGPASKGGRLGLTKEVLSAHTQQEEQAFLDRFKDLSKLRVFDRTASSTVRCQTPGANPLSRGVRCSRDYPAAGVGSSHRRGRGGKRLKHQESSDQHSSAGPSGMCRDPRTNMASGPFNMPLGALTNSSSWPSVCSQPNIPSTPFAPGMVPIYPVYPPLPQPVPDASHFPPAQMVPPMMAFVLPNYMFPQMGAPMSQQGTTPVPFFNPNFNYPGTAPVPVPVPVQVPVQVPVSSVVPNPVCVPGTGAQSRSSTPQSYTQIPADREGAGSPLFQSRCSSPLNLLQLEESPSNRLEVGTASQQATPTVQGVTAGGQSSANQRSSDDNTKENETGEANESNNDAMSTSSDLLDLLLQEDSRSGTGSAASGSGSSGTRSSGSGSGSNGCCSSGTSGTSSSQGSHTSKYFGSIDSLENDHARKQPAGSGGSAGGDGGEEQFIKCVLQDPIWLLMANTDNKIMMTYQLPIRDMDAVLREDRENLRNMQKHQPRFTEDQKRELSQVHPWVRTGRLPRAINISGCTDCKSPTSTPPAPPFDVELHEMELCSVLKTHEGVAVKVKKSTSEAAMEEHHPEVEEDEEEEDKTQKSHQAEDLVEDITPVLV, encoded by the exons ATGAGTTATGACGTCTCTCAATTAGTGGCGAGCAGCAACACCCGGGGGCGAGTGTCAAGGGCTGCAGACAAAGACAAAGATCAAGAGCCTGAGTCCAAAGGGTTAAACTCTGTACAAACCACCGACGCAGATGTCTCCACTCCGGAGCAGGGAATCAGCAATGGTGGTGGCTTATCCCCCAGTGGAGGTTCTGGATCTGGAGACCAGAGGGGGCTCAACTCGGACGACATGGATGGGCTGTCCAGTGGCAACGACTCTGGTGAGAGGGAGAGTGAGGGCGGCACAGAGAGGGAGAGCGGCTCCCGCGGGGGCCAGTCCATACGCAGCTCTCACAGCTCGTCTAATGGCAAGGACTCCGGCATGATGGATAGCCACAAGAG CTCCATCTCGCAGAGCCTGTCACCCCCCAGTAGCTCCCTGGCCTACAGCCTGCTGTCCACCAGCTCAGAGCGCGACCCACCTTCCACCTCTGGCTGCAGCAGCAACCAGTCAGCGAGGGTCCAGACCCAGAAGGAGCTCATGAAGGCCATCAAAGAGCTAAAGCTTCGCATGCCGTCCGAGCGCAAGTCAAAAAGCCACTCCAGCACTCTAAATGCGCTGAAATACGCCCTGCAGTGTGTCAGACAAGTGCGAG CCAACAAGGAGTACTATCACCAGTGGAGTGTGGAGGAGTGTCACGGTTGCAGTTTGGACTTGTCTGCCTTCACAATCGAGGAGCTTGACAACATCACTTCAGAGTACACCCTGAAGAACACC GACACCTTCTCAATGGCAGTGTCCTTCCTGTCGGGTCGGGTCGTATACGTGTCACCCCAGGGATCATCTGTGCTGCGCTGCAAGCCCGAATGTCTCCAGGGGAAGATGTTTTCCGAGCTTCTGGCCCCACAAGACGTCAGCACCTTCTACAGCGGCACAGCACCTTGCCGCCTTCCCCTCTGGGCCTCCTGCATTGGATCTG CCTCGCCTGCTGTGGACTGTACTCAGGAGAAGTCCATGTTCTGCAGAATCAGCGCCGATCAGACACGTGGTAGCGGGATGCGCTATTATCCTTTTCGCCTGACGCCCTACCAGCTCACTATTAGGGACTCGGATACTGCTGACCCCCAGCCCTGTTGTCTGCTAATTGCAGAGAGGGTCCACTCTGGATACGAAG CACCTCGGATTCCTCCAGACAAGAGGATCTTTACCACCAGTCACACACCCACCTGTCTCTTCCAGGAAGTGGACGAGAG GGCTGTGCCGTTGCTAGGCTATCTGCCGCAAGACTTGGTTGGAACCCCAACTCTGCTCTACATCCACCCTGAAGACAGGCCGACCATGGTGGCCATACATGAGAAGA TCTTTCAGTTTGCTGGGCAGCCATTCGAATATGCACCATTGAGGATGTGCGCTCGCAACGGGGAATACTTAACCATTGACACCAGCTGGTCGTCATTTGTCAATCCTTGGAGCCGCAAAGTGGCCTTCATCGTCGGCCGCCACAAAGTCAGAAC GAGCCCACTCAACGAGGATGTGTTCACGTCACAGGATTGTGAGCCCCGCGTCACAACGCCAGATGTTGTGCAACTCAGCGAGCGGATCCACCGTCTTTTGGTGCAGCCGGTGCACAGCAACGGATCTCAGGGTTACAGCTCGCTGGGGTCCAGCGGGTCACGGGGCTCGCGCCGCTCGTACCCGCAGCACCCGAGTGCCTCAGCCGCCTCCTCCAGTGATAGCAATGGCCCCGCCATAGACGACGCAGCGGCAGCAGTTGTTTTACACAAGCCT ATGACCTTCCAGCAGATCTGCAAAGACGTTCACATGGTCAAGACTAACGGGCAGCAGGTTTTTATCGAGTCTCGCAACAAGCCGGCACCCAGAAAAAACACCAGCACAG ctgGCATAAGCAGTCGACTGAAAGCCATAAACAACGACCCAATCCGTGGTCTAATTGCTGACGTGACCAAACCTCTCAAAGACATGGTACCCGCTCCATTTGTCCAGAAAGAGCCCCAACCCGGGTACTCCTACCAGCAGATCAATTGTCTGGACAGCATCATAAG GTACTTGGAGAGCTGTAACATTCCTAACACGGTCAAAAGGAAGTGTGGCTCCTCTTCTTCGGCATCTGATGAGGACAAACAGCAGGACATCGTCGGAAACGCTAAAG TTAAACTGGTGGCCGAACATCCCCCTCTTCCCCCACTGGCGCTGGCCATGAAAGCGGAGAGCGTCGTCTCCATCACATCCCAGTGCAGCTTTAGCAGCACTATTGTGCACGTTGGGGACAAGAAGCCTCCTGAGTCAG ACATCGTGATGGAGGAGGCTCCTACCACTCCTACACACGCTCCTACTAACACCGCCCCAACTCCTCCCTCTAATGGTCCCCCTCCCATCACTcttccgcctcctcctcctcctccacccacCAAAGCTCTGCCCCCTCAAGTCACACAGCCAGATAGGGACAGCTGGCGCAGCGGGAGTGTCGGAGGGCCAGCAAGTAAGGGCGGCCGCTTGGGTCTGACGAAAGAGGTGCTTTCTGCGCACACCCAGCAAGAGGAGCAGGCCTTCCTTGATCGATTTAAGGATCTCAGTAAGCTGCGCGTCTTCGACAGGACTGCATCTTCGACTGTGCGCTGCCAAACCCCCGGCGCCAACCCTTTGTCGCGAG GTGTGCGTTGCTCTCGTGACTACCCGGCCGCAGGGGTAGGCTCCAGTCACAGACGTGGTCGTGGTGGCAAAAGACTCAAGCACCAGGAGTCTTCTGACCAGCACAGCTCTGCGGGTCCAAGTGGGATGTGTCGAGACCCCAGAACCAACATGGCGTCTGGGCCCTTCAACATGCCCCTTGGAGCCCTGACCAATTCTTCCTCTTGGCCATCTGTTTGCTCTCAGCCCAACATTCCCTCCACCCCGTTTGCACCTGGCATGGTTCCGATCTACCCGGTCTACCCGCCACTCCCTCAGCCTGTACCAGACGCATCACATTTCCCCCCTGCCCAGATGGTGCCGCCCATGATGGCCTTTGTGCTCCCGAACTACATGTTCCCTCAAATGGGGGCGCCCATGTCTCAGCAAGGCACCACACCTGTACCGTTTTTCAATCCAAACTTTAACTACCCTGGCACCGCCCCTGTCCCAGTCCCGGTCCCGGTCCAAGTCCCTGTCCAAGTCCCTGTCTCCTCAGTCGTTCCCAACCCGGTATGCGTGCCTGGCACAGGCGCGCAGTCTCGTAGCAGCACCCCGCAGTCCTACACACAAATACCTGCAGACCGCGAGGGCGCAGGGTCGCCACTCTTTCAGTCTCGGTGCTCCTCCCCCCTCAACTTGTTGCAGCTGGAGGAGTCACCTAGCAACCGTTTAGAGGTTGGCACTGCCTCCCAACAAGCCACACCCACTGTACAAGGGGTCACAGCTGGGGGGCAGAGTTCAGCCAACCAGAGGAGCTCTGATGACAACACCAAGGAGAATGAGACT GGGGAAGCCAATGAGTCCAACAACGACGCAATGTCAACTTCCAGCGACCTGCTGGACCTGCTGCTACAAGAAGACTCCCGCTCTGGCACTGGCTCAGCGGCCTCTGGATCAGGGTCCTCAGGAACGAGGTCCTCAGGTTCTGGCTCCGGGTCCAACGGATGCTGCTCCTCTGGAACCAGTGGCACCA GCAGCAGCCAGGGCAGCCACACCAGCAAATATTTTGGCAGCATTGACTCATTAGAGAACGACCATGCCCGCAAGCAGCCGGCGGGCAGCGGTGGAAGCGCCGGAGGGGACGGCGGCGAGGAGCAGTTCATCAAGTGTGTCCTGCAGGACCCCATTTGGCTGCTgatggccaacacagacaacaaaaTTATGATGACCTACCAGCTACCTATCAG GGACATGGACGCGGTGCTGCGTGAGGATCGCGAAAACTTGAGGAACATGCAGAAGCACCAGCCTCGATTCACAGAAGACCAGAAGAGAGAGCTCAGCCAGGTGCACCCATGGGTGCGCACAGGTCGTCTGCCCCGAGCCATCAACATCTCT GGTTGCACCGACTGCAAGTCTCCCACGTCGACGCCGCCCGCCCCCCCCTTTGACGTGGAGCTTCACGAGATGGAGCTGTGCTCGGTGCTAAAGACTCATGAGGGGGTTGCTGTGAAGGTGAAGAAAAGCACGTCGGAGGCAGCCATGGAGGAACATCACCCTGAGGtggaggaggacgaggaggaggaagACAAAACACAGAAGAGCCATCAAGCAGAGGACTTGGTGGAGGACATCACTCCAGTTTTGGTCTGA